In a genomic window of Saccharothrix sp. HUAS TT1:
- a CDS encoding DUF3817 domain-containing protein, giving the protein MSGALTRFRFMAYVVGCGLLLLVVAMIAKYSGGNEGMMRVVGPVHGFLYAVYLVLTVDLALKARWSIKGTVLVLLAGTIPFVSFYAERKVVESVRAAKAL; this is encoded by the coding sequence ATGAGCGGCGCGTTGACCAGGTTCCGGTTCATGGCTTACGTCGTCGGCTGCGGCCTGCTGCTGCTCGTCGTCGCGATGATCGCCAAGTACTCGGGCGGCAACGAGGGCATGATGCGGGTCGTCGGCCCGGTCCACGGCTTCCTCTACGCGGTCTACCTGGTGCTCACCGTCGACCTGGCGCTCAAGGCCCGCTGGTCGATCAAGGGCACCGTCCTGGTGCTGCTCGCCGGCACGATCCCGTTCGTGTCGTTCTACGCCGAGCGCAAGGTGGTCGAGAGCGTCCGGGCCGCCAAGGCCCTGTGA
- a CDS encoding acyl-CoA dehydrogenase family protein: MPTRRSAWMTEDLDDLRRLARAFFEKEAVPHQERWAAQKQVDRDFWTKAGELGLLCLSIPEEYGGGGGTFAHEAVLLEEQARCGDSSWGNSVHSGIVAHYINSYGAEEQKHRWLPKLASGEFVGAIAMSEPGGGSDLQNIRTRALRRDDEYVLSGSKTFITNGAQADLVVVVAKTDPGQGAAGISLLVVETAGAPGFRRGRVLDKVGLKGQDTAELFFDDVRVPAANLLGATEGQGFVQLMQQLPQERLIIAVASVAGIEAAVDLTLAYVKDRTAFGRELIKFQNTRFKLAECATEARVTRAFVDECVRDHLEGKLDVPTAAMAKWWATERLCQVVDECVQLFGGYGYMTEYPIARAWADARVQKIYGGTNEIMKEIIARSL, translated from the coding sequence ATGCCGACTCGCCGCTCCGCGTGGATGACCGAGGACCTGGACGACCTGCGCCGGCTGGCCCGGGCGTTCTTCGAGAAGGAGGCGGTCCCGCACCAGGAGCGCTGGGCCGCGCAGAAGCAGGTGGACCGGGACTTCTGGACCAAGGCGGGCGAGCTCGGCCTGCTGTGCCTGTCCATCCCCGAGGAGTACGGCGGTGGCGGCGGGACGTTCGCGCACGAGGCCGTGCTGCTGGAGGAGCAGGCGCGCTGCGGTGACAGCTCCTGGGGCAACAGCGTGCACAGCGGGATCGTCGCCCACTACATCAACTCCTACGGCGCCGAGGAGCAGAAGCACCGCTGGCTGCCGAAGCTGGCCTCCGGCGAGTTCGTCGGCGCGATCGCCATGTCCGAGCCCGGCGGTGGCTCCGACCTGCAGAACATCAGGACGCGGGCGCTGCGCCGCGACGACGAGTACGTGCTGTCGGGCTCCAAGACCTTCATCACCAACGGCGCGCAGGCCGACCTGGTCGTCGTGGTCGCCAAGACCGACCCGGGCCAGGGCGCGGCGGGCATCTCGCTGCTCGTCGTGGAGACCGCCGGAGCGCCGGGCTTCCGCCGCGGCCGGGTGCTGGACAAGGTCGGGCTGAAGGGCCAGGACACCGCCGAGCTGTTCTTCGACGACGTGCGGGTGCCCGCGGCGAACCTGCTCGGCGCCACCGAGGGCCAGGGGTTCGTCCAGCTGATGCAGCAGCTGCCGCAGGAGCGGCTGATCATCGCGGTGGCGTCGGTGGCGGGCATCGAGGCGGCGGTGGACCTCACGCTGGCCTACGTCAAGGACCGCACGGCGTTCGGCCGGGAGCTGATCAAGTTCCAGAACACCCGGTTCAAGCTCGCCGAGTGCGCCACCGAGGCCCGCGTGACCAGGGCGTTCGTCGACGAGTGCGTGCGGGACCACCTCGAAGGCAAGCTGGACGTGCCCACGGCGGCGATGGCCAAGTGGTGGGCCACCGAGCGGCTGTGCCAGGTCGTGGACGAGTGCGTGCAGCTGTTCGGCGGCTACGGCTACATGACCGAGTACCCGATCGCGCGCGCGTGGGCGGACGCGCGCGTGCAGAAGATCTACGGCGGGACGAACGAGATCATGAAGGAAATCATCGCGAGGTCGCTCTAG
- a CDS encoding helix-turn-helix transcriptional regulator, with product MVEDSGVDELLRQWAAERSDDAELQEVNRIKDAWLAEAPPSAPGIPVQRANGGPRGLVQVESADPAYVTAMRKRAPEVPEVLLAAAASYWQLVGDLSEAELWWDAGISPLDQRALDYRAAGLTPADLGRRLGPMTVLQHLRRGSAAAWCVARLQRQRRDGVA from the coding sequence ATGGTCGAGGACTCCGGAGTCGACGAGCTGTTGCGGCAGTGGGCGGCTGAGCGCTCGGACGACGCCGAGCTGCAGGAGGTGAACCGGATCAAGGACGCGTGGCTCGCGGAAGCCCCGCCGTCCGCGCCGGGGATCCCGGTGCAGCGGGCGAACGGCGGACCTCGCGGGCTCGTGCAGGTCGAGTCCGCCGATCCGGCCTACGTGACGGCGATGAGGAAGCGGGCGCCCGAGGTGCCCGAGGTCCTGCTCGCCGCCGCCGCCAGCTACTGGCAGCTGGTCGGCGACCTGTCCGAGGCGGAGCTGTGGTGGGACGCGGGCATCAGCCCGCTGGACCAGCGCGCTCTGGACTACCGGGCGGCCGGGCTCACGCCCGCCGACCTCGGTCGGCGCCTCGGCCCGATGACGGTGCTCCAGCACCTGCGTCGGGGCAGCGCGGCGGCCTGGTGCGTGGCCAGGCTGCAGAGGCAACGCCGGGACGGCGTCGCCTAG
- a CDS encoding acetyl-CoA C-acetyltransferase, which translates to MSEALIFDAVRTPRGRGKRGSLHSVKPITLASGVLAALARRNDLDTSAVDDVVLGVVSPVGEQGSDIARTAVLAAGWDLRPAGVQLNRFCASGLESVNLAAAKVASGFEDLVVAGGVESMSRVPMGSDGGAWMADPETNMAVNFVPQGVSADLIATLEGFTREDVDAYALRSQQRATLARDKGWFDRSLVAVVDQNGSVVLDHDEAIRPETTLDALGRLKPSFAFHGDLGFDAVAIDRYPTVERIDHVHTPGNSSQIVDGAAAMLIGNARTGRELGLTPRARIVATAVVGSEPTIMLTGPAPAARKALDRAGLTVEDIDLFEINEAFSSVVLKFQRELDLPDDKVNVNGGAIAMGHPLGATGCMILGTLLDELERRDLRRGLATLCVGGGMGIATIIERI; encoded by the coding sequence ATGAGCGAAGCCTTGATCTTCGACGCGGTGCGCACACCGCGTGGCAGGGGAAAGCGCGGATCGCTGCACAGCGTCAAGCCGATCACCCTGGCCTCCGGGGTGCTCGCGGCGCTGGCGCGGCGCAACGACCTGGACACGTCGGCGGTGGACGACGTGGTGCTCGGCGTCGTGTCACCGGTCGGCGAGCAGGGCTCGGACATCGCCCGCACGGCGGTGCTGGCGGCCGGCTGGGACCTGCGACCGGCGGGCGTGCAGCTCAACCGGTTCTGCGCGTCCGGCCTGGAGTCGGTGAACCTGGCCGCGGCCAAGGTGGCGTCCGGGTTCGAGGACCTGGTGGTGGCGGGCGGCGTCGAGTCGATGTCGCGGGTGCCGATGGGCTCGGACGGCGGCGCGTGGATGGCCGACCCGGAGACCAACATGGCGGTCAACTTCGTGCCACAGGGCGTGAGCGCCGACCTCATCGCCACGCTGGAGGGTTTCACCCGCGAGGACGTCGACGCCTACGCGCTGCGCTCGCAGCAGCGGGCCACGCTGGCCCGGGACAAGGGCTGGTTCGACCGGTCGCTGGTGGCCGTGGTCGACCAGAACGGCTCGGTCGTGCTCGACCACGACGAGGCGATCCGGCCGGAGACCACGCTGGACGCCCTGGGCAGGCTCAAGCCGAGCTTCGCGTTCCACGGCGACCTGGGCTTCGACGCGGTGGCGATCGACCGCTACCCGACCGTGGAGCGCATCGACCACGTCCACACGCCGGGCAACTCGTCGCAGATCGTGGACGGCGCGGCGGCGATGCTGATCGGCAACGCCCGCACCGGCCGCGAGCTGGGCCTGACGCCCCGCGCGCGGATCGTCGCGACCGCCGTCGTCGGCTCCGAGCCCACGATCATGCTGACCGGCCCCGCCCCCGCCGCGCGCAAGGCGCTGGACCGGGCCGGGCTGACGGTCGAGGACATCGACCTGTTCGAGATCAACGAGGCGTTCTCGTCGGTGGTGCTGAAGTTCCAGCGCGAGCTGGACCTGCCCGACGACAAGGTCAACGTCAACGGCGGCGCGATCGCGATGGGCCACCCGCTCGGCGCCACCGGCTGCATGATCCTCGGCACCCTGCTCGACGAGCTGGAGCGCCGGGACCTGCGGCGGGGGCTGGCCACGCTGTGCGTGGGCGGCGGCATGGGCATCGCGACGATCATCGAGAGGATCTGA
- a CDS encoding malonic semialdehyde reductase has translation MTTTLDALALPREAQDLLFREARTANAFTGEPVTDDQLRAIHDLVKHGPTAMNSQPLRVLFIRGEEAKARLAPHMAEGNRAKTLAAPVTAVLTADTDFHEHLGRTFPHFAGAKAAFADDAKRTEAARTSALLQVGYFIVGVRAAGLAAGPMSGFDAEGVRREFFADTAQLPLVIVNIGYPDHSGTHPRNPRLDFAEAVRVL, from the coding sequence ATGACCACCACGCTCGACGCCTTGGCGCTGCCGCGCGAAGCACAGGACCTGCTGTTCCGCGAGGCGCGCACGGCGAACGCGTTCACCGGCGAACCGGTGACCGACGACCAGCTCCGCGCGATCCACGACCTGGTGAAGCACGGACCCACCGCGATGAACAGCCAGCCGCTGCGCGTGCTGTTCATCCGCGGCGAGGAGGCCAAGGCCCGCCTCGCGCCGCACATGGCGGAGGGCAACCGGGCCAAGACGCTGGCCGCGCCGGTGACCGCGGTGCTGACCGCCGACACCGACTTCCACGAGCACCTGGGCCGGACGTTCCCGCACTTCGCCGGCGCGAAGGCGGCGTTCGCCGACGACGCCAAGCGGACCGAGGCGGCGAGGACGAGCGCCCTGCTCCAGGTCGGCTACTTCATCGTCGGCGTTCGCGCGGCCGGCCTCGCCGCCGGCCCGATGAGCGGGTTCGACGCCGAGGGCGTGCGCCGCGAGTTCTTCGCCGACACCGCCCAACTGCCGCTGGTGATCGTCAACATCGGCTACCCGGACCACTCCGGCACCCACCCGCGCAACCCGCGGCTGGACTTCGCCGAGGCCGTGCGCGTGCTCTGA
- a CDS encoding CaiB/BaiF CoA transferase family protein has translation MAGPLEGLEVVELAGLAPGPFGCMVLADLGASVTRVDRVGGGTEAPLLGRGRRSIGVDLRRPEGAELVLRLVAEADVLVEGFRPGVTERLGIGPAQCLARNPRLVYGRMTGWGQDGPLADRAGHDINYIAVAGALEPIGRAGAPPTVPLNVVGDFGGGGLLLALGVLAALYERERSGRGQVVDAAMVDGAALLTTFLHGMSSAGAWPGGRGENLLDGGAPFYDVYEAADGRFVSVGALEDKFYADLLAVLGLADADLPGRHDPANWPELRARIGAAVATRTRDEWAALAEGTDACLAPVLAPGEAPGHPHNARRGTFVEVGGVAQPAPAPRFDRTPAATPGPPPAAGEHTAEVLTGLGLAEDEINSLRRSGVIG, from the coding sequence GTGGCCGGGCCGCTGGAGGGCCTGGAGGTGGTCGAGCTGGCCGGGCTCGCGCCCGGTCCGTTCGGCTGCATGGTGCTCGCCGACCTCGGCGCGTCGGTGACCAGGGTGGACCGGGTCGGCGGCGGCACGGAGGCGCCCCTGCTGGGTCGCGGCAGGCGCTCGATCGGCGTCGACCTGCGCCGACCCGAGGGCGCCGAGCTGGTGCTGCGGCTGGTCGCGGAGGCGGACGTGCTGGTCGAGGGCTTCCGACCGGGCGTGACCGAGCGGCTGGGCATCGGCCCGGCGCAGTGCCTGGCCCGCAACCCGCGGCTGGTCTACGGGCGGATGACCGGGTGGGGCCAGGACGGCCCGCTGGCCGACCGCGCCGGGCACGACATCAACTACATCGCGGTGGCGGGCGCGCTGGAGCCGATCGGCCGGGCGGGCGCGCCGCCGACCGTGCCGCTCAACGTCGTCGGCGACTTCGGCGGCGGCGGGCTGCTGCTGGCGCTCGGGGTGCTGGCGGCGCTGTACGAGCGGGAGCGGTCCGGGCGCGGCCAGGTGGTCGACGCGGCCATGGTCGACGGCGCGGCGCTGCTGACGACGTTCCTGCACGGCATGTCGTCGGCGGGCGCGTGGCCCGGCGGGCGCGGTGAGAACCTGCTGGACGGCGGCGCGCCGTTCTACGACGTGTACGAGGCGGCGGACGGCCGGTTCGTCAGCGTCGGCGCGCTGGAGGACAAGTTCTACGCCGACCTGCTGGCGGTGCTCGGGCTGGCCGACGCCGACCTGCCCGGCAGGCACGACCCGGCGAACTGGCCGGAGCTGCGGGCCCGCATCGGCGCGGCGGTGGCCACCCGGACCAGGGACGAGTGGGCCGCGCTGGCCGAGGGGACCGACGCCTGCCTCGCGCCCGTGCTGGCGCCCGGGGAGGCTCCGGGGCACCCGCACAACGCCCGGCGCGGCACGTTCGTCGAGGTGGGAGGGGTGGCGCAGCCCGCGCCCGCGCCGAGGTTCGACCGCACGCCCGCCGCGACGCCGGGCCCGCCGCCCGCGGCGGGGGAGCACACCGCCGAGGTGCTGACCGGGCTGGGGCTGGCCGAGGACGAGATCAACTCGTTGCGACGTTCGGGCGTGATCGGCTGA
- a CDS encoding N-acetyltransferase family protein → MRLRRLGPADWATWRDIRLTALGSDPAAFGSTLELERGFDEARWRELLAPERGVRVVAEDPEPVGLLAGVPHEHHPDVLYLYSMWVKPEFRRRGVGEALMSDALSWARERGWARVQLRVFRGNETARRLYARLGFAGEGEIMDYRVARMS, encoded by the coding sequence ATGCGACTCCGGCGGCTCGGACCAGCGGACTGGGCGACGTGGCGGGACATCCGGCTCACCGCGCTGGGCAGCGACCCGGCGGCGTTCGGCTCGACGCTGGAGCTGGAGCGGGGGTTCGACGAGGCGCGGTGGCGCGAGCTGCTGGCGCCGGAGCGCGGGGTGCGGGTGGTGGCGGAGGACCCCGAGCCGGTCGGGCTGCTGGCCGGTGTGCCGCACGAACATCACCCCGACGTGCTGTACCTGTACTCCATGTGGGTCAAGCCGGAGTTCCGCCGGCGCGGTGTCGGCGAGGCGTTGATGAGCGACGCGCTGTCGTGGGCGCGGGAGCGCGGGTGGGCGCGGGTGCAGCTGCGGGTGTTCCGGGGCAACGAGACGGCCCGGCGGCTCTACGCGCGGCTCGGGTTCGCCGGCGAGGGCGAGATCATGGACTACCGGGTCGCCCGGATGAGCTAA
- the glyA gene encoding serine hydroxymethyltransferase has translation MSEHFNTSLAEFDPEVADAVAAELHRQQSTLEMIASENFTPVSVLQAQGSVLTNKYAEGYPGRRYYGGCENVDVIERLAIERVKALFGAGFANVQPHSGAQANACAMFALLQPGDTILGLDLAHGGHLTHGMRINFSGKLYNVVPYHVSDEDGRVDMAEVERLAAEHRPKLIVAGWSAYPRQLDFAEFRRIADSVDAYLMVDMAHFAGLVAAGLHPSPVPHAHVVTTTTHKTLGGPRGGVILTNEADLAKKINSAVFPGQQGGPLEHVIAGKAVAFKHAASPEFADRQRRTVEGAKILADRLSRPDAAAAGVKVLTGGTDVHLVLVDLVASELDGKQAEDRLHEVGITVNRNAVPNDPRPPMVTSGLRVGTPALATRGFGAADFAEVADVIAAALQPSPDLAELRARVEVLAAKHPLYPTL, from the coding sequence ATGTCCGAGCACTTCAACACCTCCCTCGCGGAGTTCGACCCGGAGGTCGCGGACGCCGTCGCCGCCGAGCTGCACCGGCAGCAGAGCACGCTGGAGATGATCGCCTCGGAGAACTTCACGCCGGTGTCGGTGCTCCAGGCGCAGGGGTCGGTGCTGACCAACAAGTACGCCGAGGGCTACCCGGGCCGCCGGTACTACGGCGGCTGCGAGAACGTCGACGTCATCGAGCGGCTGGCGATCGAGCGGGTCAAGGCGCTGTTCGGGGCCGGCTTCGCGAACGTGCAGCCGCACTCGGGCGCGCAGGCCAACGCGTGCGCGATGTTCGCCCTGCTGCAGCCGGGCGACACGATCCTGGGCCTGGACCTGGCGCACGGCGGCCACCTGACCCACGGCATGCGGATCAACTTCTCCGGCAAGCTCTACAACGTGGTGCCCTACCACGTGTCGGACGAGGACGGCCGGGTCGACATGGCCGAGGTCGAGCGGCTGGCGGCCGAGCACCGGCCCAAGCTCATCGTGGCGGGCTGGTCGGCGTACCCGCGGCAGCTGGACTTCGCCGAGTTCCGCCGGATCGCCGACTCGGTCGACGCGTACCTGATGGTGGACATGGCGCACTTCGCCGGCCTGGTGGCGGCGGGCCTGCACCCGAGCCCCGTGCCGCACGCGCACGTGGTGACGACGACCACCCACAAGACGCTCGGCGGCCCGCGCGGCGGGGTGATCCTCACCAACGAGGCCGACCTGGCGAAGAAGATCAACTCGGCGGTGTTCCCCGGCCAGCAGGGCGGTCCGCTGGAGCACGTGATCGCGGGCAAGGCGGTGGCGTTCAAGCACGCCGCGTCGCCCGAGTTCGCCGACCGGCAGCGGCGCACGGTCGAGGGCGCGAAGATCCTCGCCGACCGGTTGTCGCGGCCCGACGCCGCGGCGGCCGGTGTGAAGGTGCTCACCGGCGGCACGGACGTCCACCTGGTGCTGGTGGACCTGGTGGCGTCCGAACTGGACGGCAAGCAGGCCGAGGACCGGCTGCACGAGGTCGGGATCACGGTCAACCGCAACGCGGTGCCGAACGACCCGCGCCCGCCGATGGTGACCTCCGGCCTGCGCGTCGGCACGCCGGCGCTGGCCACTCGCGGGTTCGGCGCGGCGGACTTCGCCGAGGTGGCGGACGTCATCGCGGCGGCCTTGCAGCCCTCGCCGGACCTGGCGGAGCTGCGCGCGCGGGTCGAGGTGCTGGCGGCCAAGCACCCGCTGTACCCGACGCTGTGA
- the gcvT gene encoding glycine cleavage system aminomethyltransferase GcvT, translating into MMDSRRTPLHAEHEALGAMFTDFAGWRMPLRYDSELAEHHAVRTSAGLFDLTHMGEILLTGPEAGAALDHALVGHASAIGVGRARYTMICEADGGVVDDLIVYRLGDTEYLVVANASNAAVVHEALVERAGGFDAVVEDKSTDYALLAVQGPNATAILAGLTPTDLAGVKYYASYPTEVAGRPVLLARTGYTGEDGFELFTAPDDAAHVWRALLEAGAPHDLRPAGLGCRDTLRLEAGMPLYGNELGRERTPFHANLGRVVKLDKPGDFVGRDALAAVAERGVDQVLVGLKTTSRRAPRHGYPVLDAAGERIGEVTSGALSPTLGYSVAMAYVAVGNTEPGAALSVDVRGKHEPVEVVALPFYKRNS; encoded by the coding sequence CTGATGGATAGCCGCCGCACGCCCCTGCACGCCGAGCACGAGGCGCTGGGCGCCATGTTCACCGACTTCGCGGGCTGGCGGATGCCGCTGCGCTACGACAGCGAGCTGGCCGAGCACCACGCGGTGCGCACGTCGGCGGGCCTGTTCGACCTGACCCACATGGGCGAGATCCTGCTCACCGGCCCGGAGGCGGGCGCCGCGCTGGACCACGCCCTGGTCGGCCACGCGTCCGCGATCGGCGTCGGCCGCGCCCGCTACACGATGATCTGCGAGGCCGACGGCGGCGTGGTGGACGACCTGATCGTCTACCGCCTCGGCGACACCGAGTACCTGGTCGTCGCCAACGCCTCCAACGCCGCCGTCGTGCACGAGGCGCTGGTCGAGCGGGCCGGGGGCTTCGACGCGGTGGTCGAGGACAAGTCGACCGACTACGCGCTGCTCGCCGTGCAGGGCCCGAACGCCACCGCCATCCTGGCGGGCCTCACGCCGACCGACCTGGCCGGCGTGAAGTACTACGCGTCGTACCCGACCGAGGTGGCGGGCAGGCCCGTGCTGCTGGCCCGCACCGGCTACACCGGCGAGGACGGGTTCGAGCTGTTCACCGCCCCGGACGACGCCGCGCACGTGTGGCGGGCGCTGCTGGAGGCGGGCGCGCCGCACGACCTCAGGCCCGCCGGCCTCGGCTGCCGCGACACGCTGCGGCTGGAGGCGGGCATGCCGCTGTACGGCAACGAGCTGGGTCGCGAGCGCACGCCGTTCCACGCCAACCTCGGCCGGGTGGTCAAGCTCGACAAGCCGGGCGACTTCGTCGGCCGCGACGCCCTGGCCGCCGTCGCCGAACGGGGTGTCGACCAGGTGCTGGTCGGCCTGAAGACCACCTCCCGCCGCGCGCCCCGGCACGGCTACCCGGTGCTGGACGCGGCCGGCGAGCGGATCGGCGAGGTCACCAGCGGCGCGCTGTCGCCGACCCTGGGGTACTCGGTGGCGATGGCGTACGTGGCCGTCGGCAACACTGAGCCCGGCGCCGCGCTGTCGGTGGACGTCCGCGGCAAGCACGAGCCGGTCGAAGTCGTCGCGCTGCCCTTCTACAAGCGCAACAGCTAA
- a CDS encoding 3-hydroxyacyl-CoA dehydrogenase NAD-binding domain-containing protein, producing the protein MAIHFERDDEGVVTLTMDMSGSANVMNAEYHAAMGEAVARLEAERDDITGVVLTSAKKTFFAGGDLNLLITITPENAGEALGFLEEVKDQLRRLELLGKPVVAAINGSALGGGFEIALACHHRVALDDDRIKLGLPEATLGLLPGGGGVTRLVRLLGVQPALPLLMEGKQLRPARALQAGLVHELASSREELVEKARAWIRANPAPRQPWDEPGYAVPDVRVGDPNLYGLLAAAPAVLRKKTHGAYPAPEKVLAAAVEGALVDFDTALRVEARYFVELAAGQVSKNMINTFWFQLNEINGGGSRPSGVERSKVAKVGVLGAGMMGAGIAEVSVKAGIEVVLKDVTLEAARRGAGDTPGITPTDSDADLAGCDLVIEAVFENRELKTAVLPAAEAAALPDAVIASNTSTLPITGLASAVPDPGRFIGLHFFSPVPKMRLVEIIRGEKTSDETLARAFDYVLQIGKTPIVVNDSRGFYTSRTFGTYVTEAVSMVAEGVAPALIENVARRAGMAVGPLAVSDEVTLTLPLKIRDQALADAPSAGGALGDHPAFRVLEELVAEGRTGKSGGAGFYEYPEGGRKFLWPGLARYARADAGVTEQDVEDRLLFVQSLEAVRCLDEGVLTSVGDANVGSVFGFGFAPWSGGTLQFVNSYGLTEFVERADYLADTYGERFRPPTSLRDRAARNTPF; encoded by the coding sequence ATGGCCATCCACTTCGAGCGGGACGACGAGGGGGTCGTCACCCTCACGATGGACATGTCCGGCTCGGCGAACGTGATGAACGCCGAGTACCACGCGGCCATGGGCGAGGCGGTCGCCCGGCTGGAGGCCGAGCGCGACGACATCACCGGCGTGGTGCTGACGTCGGCGAAGAAGACGTTCTTCGCGGGCGGCGACCTGAACCTGCTGATCACCATCACGCCGGAGAACGCCGGCGAGGCGCTGGGGTTCCTGGAGGAGGTCAAGGACCAGCTGCGGCGGTTGGAGCTGCTGGGCAAGCCGGTGGTCGCGGCGATCAACGGCAGCGCGCTCGGCGGCGGTTTCGAGATCGCCCTGGCCTGCCACCACCGGGTGGCGCTGGACGACGACCGGATCAAGCTCGGGCTGCCCGAGGCGACGCTGGGCCTGCTGCCCGGCGGTGGCGGCGTGACCCGGCTGGTGCGGCTGCTGGGCGTGCAGCCCGCCCTGCCGCTGCTGATGGAGGGCAAGCAGCTGCGGCCGGCGCGGGCGCTGCAGGCCGGGCTGGTGCACGAGCTGGCGTCGTCGCGGGAGGAGCTGGTCGAGAAGGCGCGGGCCTGGATCAGGGCCAACCCCGCGCCGCGGCAGCCGTGGGACGAGCCGGGCTACGCGGTGCCGGACGTGCGGGTGGGCGACCCGAACCTGTACGGCCTGCTCGCCGCCGCGCCCGCCGTGCTGCGGAAGAAGACGCACGGCGCGTACCCGGCGCCGGAGAAGGTGCTGGCGGCGGCGGTCGAGGGCGCGCTGGTGGACTTCGACACGGCGTTGCGGGTCGAGGCGCGGTACTTCGTGGAGCTGGCCGCGGGCCAGGTCTCCAAGAACATGATCAACACGTTCTGGTTCCAGCTGAACGAGATCAACGGCGGCGGCTCGCGGCCGTCCGGTGTCGAGCGGTCGAAGGTGGCCAAGGTCGGCGTGCTCGGCGCGGGCATGATGGGCGCGGGCATCGCCGAGGTCAGCGTCAAGGCGGGCATCGAGGTCGTGCTGAAGGACGTGACGCTGGAGGCCGCGCGGCGCGGCGCCGGTGACACGCCGGGCATCACGCCGACCGACTCCGACGCCGACCTGGCGGGCTGCGACCTCGTCATCGAGGCGGTGTTCGAGAACCGGGAGCTGAAGACCGCGGTGCTGCCCGCGGCGGAGGCGGCGGCGCTGCCGGACGCGGTGATCGCGTCGAACACGTCGACGCTGCCGATCACCGGGCTGGCGTCGGCGGTCCCGGACCCGGGTCGGTTCATCGGGCTGCACTTCTTCTCGCCGGTGCCGAAGATGCGGCTGGTGGAGATCATCCGCGGCGAGAAGACGTCGGACGAGACGCTGGCGCGGGCGTTCGACTACGTGCTGCAGATCGGCAAGACGCCGATCGTGGTCAACGACAGCCGCGGCTTCTACACGTCGCGGACGTTCGGCACGTACGTCACCGAGGCGGTGTCGATGGTGGCGGAGGGCGTGGCGCCCGCGCTGATCGAGAACGTGGCGCGCCGGGCCGGGATGGCCGTGGGTCCGCTGGCGGTGTCCGACGAGGTCACGCTGACCCTGCCGCTCAAGATCCGGGACCAGGCGCTGGCCGACGCACCGTCCGCGGGCGGCGCGCTGGGCGACCACCCGGCGTTCCGGGTGCTGGAGGAGCTGGTCGCGGAGGGCCGCACCGGCAAGTCCGGCGGGGCCGGGTTCTACGAGTACCCGGAGGGCGGGCGGAAGTTCCTGTGGCCCGGCCTGGCCCGGTACGCGCGGGCCGACGCGGGCGTGACCGAGCAGGACGTCGAGGACCGGCTGCTGTTCGTCCAGTCGCTGGAGGCGGTGCGGTGCCTGGACGAGGGCGTGCTGACGTCGGTCGGTGACGCCAACGTAGGGAGCGTCTTCGGCTTCGGCTTCGCCCCGTGGAGCGGCGGGACCCTCCAGTTCGTCAACTCCTACGGCCTGACGGAGTTCGTCGAGCGCGCCGACTACCTGGCCGACACCTACGGCGAGCGCTTCCGCCCCCCGACCTCCCTGCGCGACCGCGCCGCCCGCAACACCCCCTTCTAA